Part of the uncultured Desulfobacter sp. genome, GTAAATCAATCTATGAGGCAAATATCCCGGTTTATATTGATTGTCAAGTATTTTGATTTTCAAACTTTTAGTTGCCAGGCATGCTGCTCCGTGATAGAGAGTAATTTGATATTAATATCTTTAAGGGCAGGCATTGGAATGGATCTGAACTATCTTGCAAAAACGATTGTGGAGTTTTACGAAAAATTGTCATCCTGGGAGGATGCCGTTGTCAGGGACACCGGATTGACAACGGCCCAGGCGCACACCATAGAAATCATAGGGCATTCAGGGCCCATCAAAATGAAAGATCTTGCCCACAGAATCGGCGTGACCACGGGAACCTTGACTGTGGCAGTGGACAAACTTGAAAATAAAAAACTGCTTGAAAGAAAACAGTGCAAAACGGACAGAAGGGCTTACCTCATTGAATTGACAGATGCGGGCCAAGAATATTTCAAGCAGCATCACAATTTCCATATTAAGATGACCCAGGAAATTGTAGCGGATTTAACCGATGAAGAGCAGGAAATATTCAGTGCTATTCTTGAAAAAATGATTAAAAAAATTTAGCTTCAAGCGTTACCCAAGACGCACTTAAGCCGAATGCCTTTTTTTGCCTCAGCTCAGTAGGTGTAGGGATCCCGGCAGGCATTGTTGTTGAATCAAAAGACCTGGTGGTGTAATAAACATCTCCAGCTTTAAATTCCTGTACTTTATCGTCGACACTTTTTAAAGTATAGAAGTACTGCCGATGCCATGTCCCAGGAAAGGACAATCACCATGGAAATAAAGGCAGTGTATCCATTCGGACCAGACACCGTTCAGGCCTTCACCGGGGCGAGGCCTCTCCGTCTTTAGGGGACT contains:
- a CDS encoding MarR family transcriptional regulator, coding for MDLNYLAKTIVEFYEKLSSWEDAVVRDTGLTTAQAHTIEIIGHSGPIKMKDLAHRIGVTTGTLTVAVDKLENKKLLERKQCKTDRRAYLIELTDAGQEYFKQHHNFHIKMTQEIVADLTDEEQEIFSAILEKMIKKI